One stretch of Desulfovibrio sp. JC022 DNA includes these proteins:
- a CDS encoding CheR family methyltransferase — translation MVFKKNKKDKKKPKSDECSTASLTPKMTEADFGKFSTLIKEEFGIKMPPSKKTMLEARLQKRLRALGFSSHSQYCDFLFSPGGFEKELTQLIDVVTTNTTDFFREPKHFELLLSTVLPDLCHRNGRPVKLWSAGCSSGEEPYTLCMVLNEFAEKNPSFKYSLMATDISTDILRKAINAVYPMSKVDVVPMALKKKYLLKSKDKAKPLVRVAPHLRSKVDFRRLNFMEPFPFKDQKDIIFCRNVVIYFDRETQYTLFKKFCSTLSKGGYLFIGHSESISGMELPVRQIAPTVYQKV, via the coding sequence ATGGTTTTCAAAAAAAACAAAAAAGACAAAAAAAAGCCAAAGAGTGATGAGTGCAGCACAGCATCGCTTACTCCGAAAATGACTGAAGCTGATTTCGGGAAGTTCAGTACATTGATCAAGGAGGAGTTTGGAATCAAGATGCCGCCCTCCAAGAAAACCATGCTGGAGGCCCGGCTTCAGAAAAGGTTGCGTGCTCTTGGTTTTTCCAGTCATTCCCAGTATTGCGACTTTCTGTTCAGTCCTGGAGGTTTTGAAAAAGAATTGACCCAGCTTATTGATGTGGTGACCACTAACACCACAGATTTTTTTAGAGAACCCAAGCATTTTGAACTCTTGCTTAGTACCGTATTGCCGGATTTATGTCATCGAAACGGCAGGCCTGTTAAGCTCTGGTCTGCCGGATGCTCCAGTGGTGAGGAGCCGTATACCTTGTGCATGGTGCTGAATGAGTTTGCTGAAAAGAATCCCAGTTTTAAATATTCCCTGATGGCCACGGATATTTCTACAGACATTTTACGCAAGGCGATAAACGCAGTTTATCCCATGAGTAAGGTGGATGTGGTGCCCATGGCTTTGAAGAAAAAATACTTGCTAAAGAGTAAGGATAAAGCCAAGCCTCTGGTGAGAGTTGCCCCGCATTTGCGTAGCAAGGTAGATTTCAGGCGGCTCAATTTTATGGAGCCTTTTCCGTTCAAAGATCAAAAAGATATAATTTTCTGCCGTAACGTTGTCATATATTTTGACAGGGAAACCCAATACACTTTGTTTAAGAAATTCTGTTCTACATTGTCCAAAGGCGGCTACCTGTTCATCGGTCATTCTGAAAGCATTTCTGGAATGGAACTTCCGGTCAGGCAGATTGCTCCCACCGTTTATCAAAAGGTTTAG
- a CDS encoding chemotaxis protein CheA, translated as MSDDMTTQVFKEEAYELLGELETSLLELEDVPDDMDIINRVFRALHTIKGSGSMFGFEAIAEFTHEVETVFDKVRNGELAISKNLLTLSLSARDHIYSMLESPSGEGDKGIGNGILDGLKDVAAQGGGVDETVEDAVEEPVISTAETAEANAGPVEPVAQLPDEQPLKSLYQIIIKVAPGNEVEEESLDPLLEDLGKMGLIRSNTLHKETEIWWDVVFESDADSMSIEEIFFFTDIPVTVSVREVAREDIADVLDLTPDDEEEDSISVSAKPPKKLGEILVERGDVPSEAIEAVLADQKPLGELLTEKGVVSKEKVESALAEQNAAKEFKTAAKKSRKKIDTASSIRVSAEKLDYLVDLVGELVIVQAQISQVVSSKADPSLTALSEELERLSDELRDSTLGIRMLPIGTTFSKFRRLVRDLSEELGKEIDLNTNGAETELDKTVIERLGDPLVHLLRNSIDHGIEVPETRAAKGKSRRGTITLTAEHSGGDVMILIEDDGKGMSKEVIKAKAVEKGLISADQDLSDKEIFNLIFEPGFSTAQSVTNVSGRGVGMDVVKRAIDSLRGSIDIMSEEGKGTVITIRLPLTLAIIDGLQVRVSDDYFVIPLSLVEECVELTRQDVEESNGQQFVNLRGEIVPYIRIREWFEVEGESPPIEQIVITGLEGSRIGVVVDTVIGEHQTVIKSLGRVYRDVEGISGATIKGDGTLALILDIPKLFRTVLAEVKAAG; from the coding sequence ATGTCTGACGATATGACTACTCAAGTATTCAAGGAAGAAGCATACGAACTGCTGGGCGAACTTGAAACCTCTCTGCTTGAGCTTGAGGATGTTCCTGATGATATGGATATCATTAATCGTGTCTTCAGGGCCCTGCATACGATTAAAGGGTCCGGCTCCATGTTCGGCTTTGAAGCCATTGCTGAATTTACCCATGAAGTTGAGACCGTATTCGACAAGGTCAGGAACGGGGAACTTGCCATATCTAAAAATTTGCTTACCCTCTCCCTTTCTGCGCGTGACCATATATATTCCATGCTTGAATCTCCATCCGGGGAAGGGGATAAGGGGATCGGGAATGGCATTCTTGATGGATTAAAGGATGTTGCTGCCCAAGGTGGCGGGGTTGATGAAACTGTTGAAGACGCAGTTGAAGAGCCGGTGATCTCTACCGCCGAAACTGCCGAAGCAAATGCGGGCCCGGTCGAACCTGTTGCGCAACTTCCTGATGAGCAGCCTTTGAAGAGCCTTTATCAGATCATAATCAAAGTCGCTCCCGGAAATGAAGTTGAGGAAGAAAGTCTCGATCCTCTGTTGGAGGATCTCGGAAAGATGGGATTAATCCGTTCTAATACTCTCCATAAGGAAACTGAAATATGGTGGGACGTCGTTTTCGAGAGTGATGCGGACTCGATGTCCATTGAAGAAATTTTCTTTTTTACCGATATTCCGGTTACGGTTAGTGTCCGTGAAGTTGCTCGGGAAGATATCGCTGATGTTCTCGATCTCACGCCCGATGATGAGGAAGAGGATTCTATTTCCGTATCTGCTAAACCGCCCAAGAAGCTTGGTGAAATTCTCGTGGAACGGGGAGATGTCCCTTCCGAAGCCATTGAGGCTGTGCTGGCTGACCAGAAACCCCTTGGCGAATTGCTGACTGAGAAAGGTGTTGTTAGTAAGGAAAAAGTTGAAAGTGCTCTTGCAGAACAGAATGCGGCCAAAGAATTCAAGACTGCGGCCAAGAAGTCCCGCAAAAAAATTGATACAGCATCTTCCATCAGGGTGTCGGCAGAGAAGCTTGATTATCTGGTTGACCTTGTTGGCGAGCTGGTCATTGTTCAGGCCCAGATAAGTCAGGTGGTCAGTTCCAAGGCCGACCCTTCTCTGACTGCACTTTCCGAGGAACTTGAACGTCTTTCCGATGAACTCAGGGACAGCACCCTTGGAATCAGAATGCTGCCCATCGGGACAACCTTCAGTAAGTTCAGGCGTCTTGTTCGCGATCTTTCTGAAGAGCTGGGTAAGGAAATTGATCTCAATACCAACGGTGCTGAAACCGAACTGGATAAGACGGTCATCGAGCGTCTCGGCGATCCTCTTGTCCATTTGCTGCGTAACTCTATTGATCACGGTATTGAAGTTCCTGAAACCCGTGCAGCCAAAGGTAAATCGCGCCGGGGAACCATCACTCTTACCGCTGAACACTCCGGCGGCGATGTAATGATTCTTATTGAAGACGACGGTAAGGGGATGTCCAAGGAGGTAATCAAGGCTAAAGCTGTTGAAAAAGGTCTCATTTCCGCAGATCAGGACCTTTCGGACAAAGAGATTTTTAATCTTATTTTTGAGCCCGGATTCTCCACTGCCCAGAGCGTTACCAATGTTTCCGGGCGCGGAGTCGGGATGGATGTTGTAAAACGGGCCATTGATTCCCTGCGTGGCAGCATCGATATTATGAGCGAAGAGGGCAAGGGTACGGTTATTACCATAAGACTGCCGCTGACTCTTGCAATTATCGATGGTTTGCAGGTCCGGGTGAGCGATGATTATTTTGTTATTCCGCTTTCGCTTGTTGAGGAGTGCGTAGAACTTACCCGTCAGGACGTGGAAGAGTCCAACGGTCAGCAATTTGTGAATCTGCGTGGGGAGATTGTCCCCTATATCAGAATTCGTGAATGGTTTGAGGTTGAGGGAGAATCCCCGCCCATTGAGCAGATCGTCATCACCGGGCTTGAGGGAAGTAGAATCGGAGTTGTTGTTGATACGGTCATCGGTGAACACCAGACAGTTATTAAGAGTCTGGGACGTGTCTACAGGGATGTGGAAGGTATTTCCGGGGCTACCATCAAGGGTGACGGAACTCTTGCTTTGATCCTTGATATACCGAAGTTATTCCGGACAGTTCTGGCAGAAGTAAAGGCGGCGGGTTGA
- a CDS encoding DUF2062 domain-containing protein, with product MQRNFSRWEKFKRFLKLHYLRLMRIDASPHNIAMGVACGVFGGCFPVIPGLPLQTVIAVVMAFITRSSKIAAAVATWISNPFNWLLFYYVQFKIGTFLLPIDVQFDPAKWQVSDFMDIGWQGLTILIFGGLVLGVPLGIASYFIALYFVRRYRRRKTLRMLARRKKL from the coding sequence ATGCAGAGGAATTTCAGCAGATGGGAGAAATTTAAAAGATTTCTCAAGCTACATTATCTTAGGTTGATGCGTATTGACGCTTCTCCGCATAATATTGCCATGGGGGTTGCCTGTGGTGTTTTTGGCGGATGTTTTCCGGTTATTCCGGGGCTGCCGTTGCAAACAGTCATTGCGGTTGTAATGGCTTTTATTACCCGTAGCAGCAAAATTGCCGCAGCTGTTGCCACATGGATTTCAAATCCCTTTAATTGGCTGCTCTTTTACTATGTTCAGTTTAAAATCGGGACTTTCCTGCTGCCCATCGATGTCCAGTTCGATCCGGCTAAGTGGCAGGTTTCTGATTTTATGGATATCGGTTGGCAGGGGCTGACCATCCTGATTTTCGGTGGTCTCGTCCTCGGTGTTCCGTTGGGCATAGCTTCTTATTTTATAGCTCTCTACTTTGTACGCCGATATCGCAGGCGTAAGACTTTGCGGATGCTTGCCCGTAGGAAGAAGTTGTAA
- the fusA gene encoding elongation factor G, whose amino-acid sequence MNAKPDFSVKGIGKIRNIGVIAHIDAGKTTVTERMLYFSGRIHRLGEVHEGTATMDYMPEEQERGITITSAVTTCYWEDKTVNIIDTPGHVDFTIEVERSLRVLDSAVGVFCAVGGVEPQSETVWRQSEAYGVPKLVFINKMDRLGADFEAVLESMTDKLGIKSLPVQIPDGAGDEFSAVYDLIRMKKLVFDQDSNGEEFDVLDLDAQDEEFVAPWRENMCETLSEVDDEFMERYLEDDIDPKYIDEVIRRATLALKLVPVFSGSALKNVGIQPLMDGVGKFLPSPLEAHKVTGINPRTGVESEVEPTVNGPFQALAFKVVMDSGRKMVLMRIYSGKIETGDIVKNFTQGKDERVARLFKMHAGRKERLDVAGIGDIVGAAGLKDTRTGDTLSTGETPLVLEQIEMYKPVISMAIEPRNVDESEKLEEVLDKYLQEDPTLALKTDEDTGQIILSGMGELHLEVVLDRMRREYKLDPRSGKPQVVYQEVPGGNAEAEEEFDKLLGEDKHYGYVRLAVEPQERGAGRDVVFEIDTGEWSSDWMDAVAEGVDDGLQSGVIRGFPVQDVKVRILELRKRDGESSVPGYHMAAGKALKAALSASSPKLMEPIMAVEVSVPEEFVGDVIGLLGAKGARIENMLDRNSQKIVQALSPLRNMFGFSTDLRSSTQGRAGFAMKFHSFDVLD is encoded by the coding sequence GTGAACGCAAAGCCTGATTTTTCTGTGAAAGGTATTGGAAAGATACGCAATATTGGAGTTATTGCCCATATTGACGCCGGTAAGACCACGGTAACTGAACGCATGCTCTATTTTTCAGGTCGTATTCACAGGCTGGGTGAGGTTCATGAAGGAACCGCTACCATGGATTACATGCCTGAAGAGCAGGAGCGCGGTATTACTATTACTTCAGCCGTGACCACCTGTTACTGGGAAGATAAAACGGTAAATATTATTGATACACCCGGCCATGTTGATTTCACCATTGAGGTCGAGCGTTCTTTGCGGGTTCTGGACAGTGCCGTTGGTGTTTTTTGTGCTGTGGGCGGGGTAGAGCCCCAGTCTGAAACTGTCTGGCGTCAGAGTGAAGCTTACGGGGTTCCGAAGCTGGTGTTCATTAATAAAATGGATCGTCTGGGTGCTGATTTTGAGGCTGTGCTTGAATCCATGACTGACAAATTGGGCATTAAAAGTCTGCCGGTGCAGATTCCGGATGGTGCCGGTGATGAATTTTCCGCAGTATACGATCTTATCCGCATGAAGAAGCTGGTTTTTGATCAGGATAGTAACGGTGAAGAATTTGATGTGCTTGATCTGGATGCACAGGATGAGGAATTTGTGGCACCATGGCGCGAAAACATGTGTGAAACACTTTCCGAAGTAGATGATGAATTTATGGAAAGGTATCTGGAAGATGATATTGATCCAAAGTATATCGATGAAGTTATCCGCAGGGCGACCCTCGCTTTAAAACTGGTTCCCGTCTTTTCCGGTTCGGCACTTAAAAATGTCGGAATCCAGCCGCTGATGGACGGCGTCGGTAAATTTCTGCCCAGCCCGCTGGAAGCACATAAAGTTACCGGGATCAACCCACGTACCGGAGTTGAATCGGAAGTTGAGCCTACCGTCAATGGTCCGTTTCAGGCCCTTGCATTTAAAGTGGTTATGGACTCCGGGCGCAAAATGGTGCTCATGCGTATTTATTCCGGCAAGATAGAAACCGGAGATATTGTAAAAAATTTCACTCAGGGTAAGGATGAACGTGTGGCCCGGCTTTTCAAGATGCACGCCGGGCGTAAGGAACGTCTTGATGTAGCCGGAATCGGCGATATTGTGGGGGCTGCCGGATTGAAGGATACCCGTACCGGTGATACTCTTTCCACTGGCGAAACCCCGCTTGTGCTGGAACAGATTGAAATGTACAAGCCGGTTATTTCCATGGCTATCGAGCCGCGTAATGTGGACGAATCTGAAAAGCTGGAAGAAGTTCTGGATAAATATTTACAGGAAGACCCGACCCTTGCCTTGAAGACTGACGAGGATACCGGGCAGATTATTCTTTCCGGCATGGGGGAGCTTCATCTTGAGGTTGTACTGGACCGAATGCGCAGGGAGTACAAACTCGATCCCAGATCAGGCAAGCCGCAGGTTGTTTATCAGGAAGTTCCCGGTGGAAATGCCGAGGCTGAAGAAGAGTTCGACAAGCTTCTTGGCGAGGATAAACATTACGGGTATGTACGTCTGGCGGTTGAACCGCAGGAGCGAGGTGCAGGCCGGGATGTTGTTTTTGAGATTGATACTGGTGAGTGGTCTTCTGATTGGATGGATGCTGTTGCCGAAGGGGTTGATGACGGCTTGCAGAGTGGAGTAATCAGGGGATTTCCGGTTCAGGATGTGAAAGTGCGCATCCTTGAGCTGCGTAAACGCGATGGGGAATCCAGTGTGCCCGGATATCATATGGCGGCTGGCAAGGCTTTGAAAGCTGCTCTGTCTGCATCTTCACCCAAATTAATGGAGCCGATTATGGCTGTGGAAGTTTCGGTTCCTGAAGAGTTTGTCGGAGACGTAATCGGACTTCTCGGAGCCAAGGGCGCGCGTATTGAAAATATGCTTGACCGTAACAGTCAGAAGATAGTTCAGGCATTATCACCGCTGCGGAACATGTTTGGTTTTTCTACCGATCTTAGGTCGTCCACTCAGGGAAGGGCTGGATTTGCCATGAAGTTTCACAGTTTTGATGTTCTGGACTAA
- a CDS encoding histidinol dehydrogenase, whose translation MFEFPLWLQDYQIEDEVFGEAYEATLPPQRAWLKKTIAQVYGINSPDAPSRTWNVNTWRGGFETEVSSVPLEWTVLLLDAESVSPVRILAALVPALAAGVKNVLAVFCGEGDLSQSVLAGFELAGLEDVVKLPQDKVEELLAPLMAGGEEGAVLDLRGTPDFVLHGPCLRYWRAPEISSISVCKEEDSPDMDVLAFVHPDVEFVEVDEDSFDDVEADAAVVPAEIVGDALMNFNVVLAHGQEGCWLWNGFNSSFFKRESVALAVAE comes from the coding sequence ATGTTTGAATTTCCACTTTGGTTGCAGGATTATCAGATAGAAGATGAAGTTTTCGGAGAAGCTTACGAAGCAACTTTGCCGCCGCAGCGCGCATGGTTGAAAAAGACCATTGCCCAAGTTTACGGAATTAATTCCCCCGATGCACCGAGCAGAACATGGAATGTGAATACATGGCGCGGAGGTTTTGAAACGGAAGTTTCCAGCGTACCGCTTGAGTGGACTGTGCTTCTTCTGGATGCTGAGTCCGTTTCCCCGGTGCGGATTCTGGCTGCTTTGGTTCCGGCTCTTGCAGCCGGGGTAAAGAATGTACTGGCAGTTTTTTGCGGAGAAGGTGATCTTTCCCAATCTGTACTGGCTGGTTTTGAGCTGGCCGGGCTGGAGGATGTGGTCAAACTTCCACAGGATAAAGTAGAGGAACTGCTGGCCCCGCTTATGGCCGGAGGCGAGGAGGGAGCTGTTCTTGATCTGCGCGGTACTCCCGATTTTGTACTTCACGGACCATGTTTACGTTACTGGCGCGCACCGGAAATTTCCAGTATATCAGTCTGTAAGGAAGAAGATTCTCCTGATATGGATGTGCTTGCTTTTGTTCATCCTGATGTTGAATTTGTTGAAGTGGATGAGGATTCCTTTGATGATGTTGAAGCTGATGCCGCAGTGGTTCCTGCTGAAATTGTCGGTGATGCGTTGATGAATTTCAATGTTGTGCTGGCGCATGGACAGGAAGGTTGCTGGCTCTGGAACGGTTTTAACAGTTCCTTTTTCAAGCGTGAATCCGTAGCTCTAGCTGTGGCTGAATAA
- a CDS encoding outer membrane protein assembly factor BamD yields MRNKFLSIVLASFLLISLTGCGIIDYYFLPKPEDTAQELYEAGVEAMTEKEYYDAAEYFSKLKDRYPFSPYTLKAEISLGDAYFLDKKYFDASEAYKEFSALHPGNDEIPYVLFQIGLSNFNLFSSIDRPQNNITEALEYFYRVEEAYPDSQYAKASKEYIVKCRRALADHELYVADFFWRSAKFGSAWKRYAYVVRNFKDLPEVRKYAMKQAEMSYYEYQKTLSQEERERLQGSWKELVDWL; encoded by the coding sequence ATGCGAAATAAATTTCTTTCTATTGTTTTAGCTTCTTTTCTACTCATCAGCCTTACCGGCTGTGGAATTATTGACTATTACTTTCTTCCCAAGCCTGAAGATACCGCACAGGAACTTTATGAAGCCGGTGTGGAGGCTATGACGGAAAAAGAGTATTACGATGCCGCGGAATATTTTTCTAAATTGAAAGACCGTTATCCGTTCAGCCCGTATACTTTAAAAGCAGAAATCAGCCTCGGAGATGCATATTTTCTTGATAAGAAATATTTTGATGCTTCCGAAGCATATAAAGAATTTTCAGCACTTCATCCCGGTAACGACGAAATTCCTTATGTCCTGTTTCAGATCGGGCTGAGTAACTTCAATCTGTTCAGTTCAATTGACCGGCCGCAGAATAACATTACCGAAGCCCTTGAATATTTCTACAGGGTTGAAGAAGCATATCCGGACAGTCAGTATGCTAAGGCCTCCAAGGAATATATTGTAAAATGCCGCCGGGCTCTGGCCGACCATGAATTGTATGTGGCGGATTTTTTCTGGAGATCTGCGAAATTCGGTTCCGCATGGAAGCGTTACGCTTATGTGGTCAGGAACTTTAAAGACCTGCCGGAAGTACGTAAGTACGCCATGAAACAGGCTGAAATGTCTTATTATGAGTACCAGAAGACTCTTTCTCAGGAAGAGCGCGAGCGTCTTCAGGGAAGCTGGAAAGAGCTGGTTGATTGGCTCTAG
- the trxB gene encoding thioredoxin-disulfide reductase, with protein sequence MKSYDAVVIGGGPAGMAAALYLARAGVNFLAVEKMSHGGQMLLTDELENFPGFPDGIKGYELADRMDRHVKHYKFDHVYDEVLELIPGEEYHEVVVASGDHVKTQVVIITSGVTFRKLKVPNEEKLLGRGVSYCALCDGHFYRDKVVAVIGGGNSALEEAIYLSKLVKKLYLVHRRDEFRADMVYQNKCLANPVIEPVLNSVVSKIVGDAEVAGLEVRDVGSGDYSVLDVDGVFIFVGFDAVCSFFPKELALDKYGFIKTTCEMESSIPGIYAAGDIRSKKCRQVVTAVGDGATAATAAYAYLEHK encoded by the coding sequence ATGAAGTCTTATGACGCCGTTGTTATCGGGGGCGGCCCTGCCGGAATGGCGGCCGCCCTTTATCTTGCGAGGGCAGGAGTTAATTTTCTTGCCGTCGAAAAGATGTCCCATGGCGGACAGATGCTCTTGACGGATGAGCTGGAGAATTTCCCCGGATTTCCTGATGGAATTAAGGGGTACGAGCTGGCCGACAGAATGGACAGGCACGTTAAACATTATAAGTTTGACCATGTCTATGATGAAGTGCTGGAGCTTATTCCCGGTGAAGAGTATCATGAAGTTGTGGTTGCGAGCGGTGATCATGTTAAAACCCAGGTAGTTATAATTACATCTGGGGTGACTTTTAGAAAATTAAAGGTTCCCAACGAGGAAAAGCTGCTTGGGCGCGGGGTTTCTTACTGTGCCCTGTGTGACGGTCATTTTTATCGTGATAAGGTTGTGGCTGTTATTGGTGGCGGTAATTCCGCGCTTGAGGAAGCTATCTATCTTTCCAAGCTGGTAAAGAAGCTTTACCTTGTGCATCGCAGGGATGAATTCAGGGCGGACATGGTTTATCAGAACAAATGTCTGGCCAACCCGGTAATTGAGCCGGTTCTAAATTCAGTTGTTTCAAAGATTGTAGGAGATGCGGAAGTGGCCGGTCTTGAGGTCAGGGACGTTGGCTCCGGAGATTATTCCGTTCTAGATGTGGACGGAGTCTTTATTTTTGTCGGCTTTGATGCCGTGTGCAGTTTTTTTCCCAAGGAACTGGCACTTGATAAGTATGGATTTATAAAAACAACCTGCGAAATGGAATCAAGTATTCCCGGAATATATGCAGCAGGTGACATCCGCTCGAAGAAATGCAGGCAGGTTGTCACTGCCGTTGGCGATGGAGCAACTGCCGCCACGGCTGCGTATGCGTATCTGGAACATAAATAA
- the trxA gene encoding thioredoxin: MALQVTDSNFQEEVLNSDKPVLVDFWAPWCGPCRAMGPVIDELAEEFSGQVKICKMNVDDNPASPGKYGIRAIPTLILFKDGEVVDQTTGAVSKSSIKEMISSKAL; the protein is encoded by the coding sequence ATGGCTTTGCAGGTAACCGATTCCAATTTTCAAGAAGAAGTTCTCAATAGTGATAAGCCTGTTCTGGTTGACTTCTGGGCTCCGTGGTGCGGACCCTGTCGTGCAATGGGCCCTGTGATTGACGAGCTTGCTGAAGAATTCTCCGGTCAGGTGAAAATCTGCAAGATGAATGTAGATGATAACCCTGCTTCTCCCGGAAAGTACGGCATTCGTGCTATCCCGACCCTCATCCTTTTCAAGGATGGCGAAGTTGTAGACCAGACCACTGGTGCAGTTTCCAAAAGCAGCATTAAGGAAATGATCAGCAGCAAGGCTCTGTAA
- the tsaD gene encoding tRNA (adenosine(37)-N6)-threonylcarbamoyltransferase complex transferase subunit TsaD: MLCLGIESSCDETGLALVRDGKLIAEKLASQVDVHAVFGGVVPEIASREHLRVLPVLLRELLKEQELTVDDIDVVSVARGPGLQGCLLMGLSFAKGLVLSSRAKLIGVNHLWAHLTAAGLEQELQFPSLGLLVSGGHTHIYLIESPIQFTLLGRTLDDAAGEAFDKTARSLNLPYPGGRLVDELGKQGIVDKKLFPVPYINNDNLDFSFSGLKTRVANYVNQHTELRLDAMGVPEEGSEDAVISEQRKNMLASFNYTVGRKLEVKVARALERNRGVKSLVVAGGVAANSVVRSVMADVAAKYSIPLVLPSMHLCTDNGAMIAYAGYLMASAGCRHDLDLEAIPRGRVVPSDWICEA; this comes from the coding sequence ATGCTCTGTCTTGGTATTGAAAGCTCCTGTGATGAAACAGGGCTTGCCCTTGTGCGTGATGGAAAACTGATAGCTGAAAAACTTGCTTCTCAGGTCGATGTGCATGCTGTGTTCGGCGGTGTTGTGCCGGAAATCGCATCCCGTGAACATCTGCGCGTTCTTCCCGTGCTTCTGCGCGAATTGCTGAAGGAGCAAGAGCTGACCGTTGATGATATTGATGTTGTTTCCGTAGCCAGAGGTCCGGGCTTGCAGGGCTGTTTGCTTATGGGCTTAAGTTTTGCCAAGGGACTGGTGCTTTCCAGCCGTGCGAAACTTATCGGGGTTAACCATCTCTGGGCGCATCTTACTGCGGCCGGACTGGAGCAGGAACTGCAATTTCCTTCACTGGGATTGCTGGTTTCCGGCGGGCACACCCATATTTATCTGATTGAAAGCCCTATACAATTTACTTTACTCGGCAGAACTCTTGATGATGCTGCCGGGGAGGCTTTTGATAAGACTGCAAGATCTCTGAATCTTCCCTATCCGGGAGGCAGGCTGGTTGATGAACTGGGCAAGCAGGGCATCGTGGATAAAAAGCTTTTTCCCGTACCCTACATAAATAACGATAATCTTGATTTCAGTTTCAGCGGTTTGAAAACCAGAGTGGCGAATTATGTGAATCAGCATACTGAGCTGCGCCTTGACGCCATGGGTGTACCGGAAGAAGGCAGCGAAGACGCTGTGATTTCAGAGCAGCGTAAAAATATGCTGGCTTCATTCAATTACACAGTTGGCCGGAAACTTGAGGTTAAGGTTGCAAGGGCACTTGAGCGGAACAGGGGCGTTAAGTCATTGGTCGTAGCCGGTGGGGTAGCCGCAAATTCCGTTGTACGGTCCGTGATGGCTGATGTTGCCGCTAAATATTCCATTCCGCTTGTTTTGCCGTCCATGCATCTTTGTACCGATAATGGAGCCATGATTGCCTATGCCGGGTATCTCATGGCCAGTGCCGGGTGTAGGCATGATCTAGACCTTGAAGCGATCCCCCGTGGCAGGGTAGTTCCTTCGGATTGGATCTGCGAAGCTTAA
- the fbp gene encoding class 1 fructose-bisphosphatase, which produces MTQQITVTEHLLLHQKQIPGATGQFTHLFNELVLSAKIISREVNKAGLVDVLGFTGEVNVQGEEVKKLDEYANRILIHRMARSGVLCAMASEENADIIEIPHGLPQGNYIIIFDPLDGSSNIDVNVNIGTIFSIFRRKSKLGTPVQSTDVLQPGDEQVAAGYILYGSSTMLVFTTGDGVHGFTLDPGVGEFLLSHPSIKIPDTGKIYSVNEGYWPFWSEATKKVIGHFKSKENIHGKPYSLRYIGSLVADFHRNLIYGGVFMYPADHRDPAKPRGKLRLLCEASPMAMLIEQAGGRATDGTQRILDIVPDDLHQRVPLFIGSRHEVETISAIYKEHDG; this is translated from the coding sequence ATGACCCAGCAGATTACTGTTACCGAGCACCTGTTACTGCACCAGAAACAAATACCCGGAGCTACCGGGCAGTTCACCCATCTTTTTAATGAGCTTGTCCTTTCGGCCAAGATTATTTCAAGGGAAGTAAACAAAGCCGGACTCGTAGATGTTCTGGGCTTTACAGGTGAAGTCAATGTTCAGGGTGAGGAAGTAAAGAAGCTTGACGAATATGCAAACAGGATTCTGATCCACCGCATGGCCCGCTCCGGCGTACTTTGCGCTATGGCTTCTGAAGAAAATGCTGATATCATCGAGATTCCCCACGGCCTGCCGCAGGGGAACTATATAATTATTTTCGATCCTCTGGACGGTTCTTCCAATATCGATGTTAATGTCAATATCGGAACTATTTTTTCAATCTTTCGCCGTAAAAGTAAGCTTGGTACTCCAGTGCAGTCTACGGACGTATTGCAGCCCGGAGATGAACAAGTGGCAGCCGGATATATTCTGTACGGCTCTTCCACTATGTTGGTTTTTACTACCGGGGACGGTGTTCACGGTTTTACTCTTGATCCGGGTGTAGGTGAATTTCTTCTTTCCCATCCGAGCATTAAGATCCCGGATACCGGAAAAATTTATTCCGTTAACGAAGGGTATTGGCCATTCTGGTCCGAAGCTACCAAGAAGGTCATCGGTCATTTCAAATCAAAAGAGAATATCCACGGTAAGCCGTACAGCTTACGCTACATAGGCTCTCTTGTGGCCGATTTTCACCGTAACCTTATTTACGGTGGGGTTTTTATGTACCCGGCGGATCATCGTGATCCTGCTAAACCGCGTGGTAAACTGCGGCTCCTTTGCGAAGCTTCGCCCATGGCTATGCTTATTGAGCAGGCCGGAGGCCGGGCCACAGACGGAACTCAGCGTATCCTTGATATTGTCCCGGATGACCTGCATCAACGTGTTCCTTTGTTTATCGGTTCCCGTCATGAGGTTGAGACTATCAGTGCCATTTACAAGGAGCATGACGGATAA